One stretch of Podospora pseudoanserina strain CBS 124.78 chromosome 4, whole genome shotgun sequence DNA includes these proteins:
- a CDS encoding hypothetical protein (EggNog:ENOG503NZ42), producing the protein MDGPDTDIAFRLAKFWSTMQARGNIVLVNATPYAWRLKATEVHQHEDMLWKFGESANIVEPYAIKIVEVECRNPDAHAKSTYELQGTDDLFTIASQGHVLQASMDGIETRNASRGSEVPLGFISDRPSYFVLSGKHGDYYSVGDVSNWMQKSLDTIGYYKLRDICVPSSHDAGMSKAPWSTTFAAAGSIITQILSVEQQLHKGVRYLDIRPIFFRGKWVCGHYSFIPENKWINIGPMGTWQGGNGENIQDIIDGINRFTASSGELIVLQISHTYMVNDVFGQFAHDDFKELDYNHWDNLLSMFTNTSTGIKSLWRPSPNEPSVTDLTALPLKTYIGDGKSAVVLVVDDKIGVRSYPGVFNDRQWQWDYSAWWKEESGRLDEYKEYLRSSSTKPYSFSGCHMQSDGEAVLTTLGQSSQSVLSLATPSKHRLFVDLFPLCAKEGKFPAALTMDAIDSSDLAALCIAFNNCRRAQSS; encoded by the exons ATGGATGGGCCCGATACCGATATTGCCTTCAGACTGGCCAAGTTCTGGAGTACGATGCAGGCCCGGGGCAACATAGTGCTCGTCAATGCAACACCATATGCGTGGCGCCTGAAGGCGACCGAGGTGCACCAACATGAAGACATGTTATGGAAATTTGGCGAGAGCGCAAACATTGTTGAGCCGT ATGCAATCAAGATCGTCGAAGTCGAGTGCCGCAACCCAGATGCCCACGCCAAATCCACTTATGAGCTTCAAGGGACCGACGACCTTTTTACCATTGCATCGCAGGGCCACGTGCTTCAGGCTAGCATGGACGGCATTGAAACAAGAAACGCCTCTCGTGGCTCAGAAGTTCCCCTTGGGTTCATTTCTGACCGGCCCTCCTACTTTGTCCTCTCCGGAAAGCATGGCGACTACTACTCCGTGGGTGATGTGTCAAACTGGATGCAGAAATCCCTCGACACAATCGGCTACTACAAGCTCCGCGACATTTGCGTTCCCTCGTCTCACGACGCCGGCATGTCAAAGGCACCGTGGTCAACAACATTCGCAGCTGCGggctccatcatcacccaaaTCCTGTCTGTCGAACAGCAACTCCACAAGGGCGTCCGCTATCTCGATATCCGCCCCATATTCTTTAGAGGGAAATGGGTGTGCGGCCACTACTCCTTCATCCCGGAGAACAAGTGGATCAACATCGGGCCCATGGGTACCTGGCAGGGAGGAAACGGCGAGAATATTCAAGACATCATCGATGGCATCAACCGGTTCACCGCGTCATCAGGCGAGCTCATCGTTCTTCAAATCTCCCACACTTACATGGTCAACGATGTGTTCGGGCAATTCGCCCATGATGACTTCAAAGAACTAGACTATAATCACTGGGACAACCTTTTGAGCATGTTCACCAATACCAGCACTGGCATCAAATCTCTGTGGAGGCCCTCTCCCAACGAGCCTTCTGTCACGGACCTCACTGCGCTCCCGTTGAAAACCTACATTGGCGACGGAAAGTCCGCCGTGGTGCTGGTAGTGGATGATAAGATTGGCGTTCGAAGCTACCCAGGTGTCTTCAACGACAGACAATGGCAGTGGGACTACTCTGCCTGGTGGAAAGAGGAGTCTGGTCGTCTGGATGAGTACAAGGAGTATCTGAGGAGCAGCTCTACCAAGCCGTACTCGTTCTCTGGCTGTCACATGCAGTCGGATGGGGAGGCTGTTTTGACGACATTAGGGCAAAGCAGCCAGTCTGTTCTCTCCCTGGCAACGCCTTCCAAACACCGTCTCTTTGTTGACCTGTTTCCTTTGTGCGCCAAGGAAGGGAAATTTCCAGCCGCCTTGACCATGGATGCGATTGATAGTAGTGACTTGGCGGCTCTCTGCATCGCCTTCAACAATTGTCGTCGAGCGCAGTCGTCGTGA
- the HNWD1 gene encoding HET, NACHT and WD40-domain containing NOD-like receptor 1 (EggNog:ENOG503Q43U; COG:A), protein MRLLERNDTGDVSLTGDIPDNQVPPYAILSHTWGDEEVSFEDVTDGTRKNKRGYSKIQFCGDQAGRDGLKFFWIDTCCINKSDCDEFQEALNSMFRWYRNAAKCYVYLTDVSTYQQDADSNPGWELAFRKSRWFTRGWTLQELIAPKVIEFFSEDCKRLGDKNSLAQHIQNTTGIPLRALQADKLSDFSFDVRISWIKHRSTTREEDRAYCLFGIFNVQMRLLYGEGEERAFERLREEISKHNRYLSSLHSTDPRLDKKRIEEAKGGLLDDAYRWVFDTPDFRGWHDQSESRLLWIKGDPGKGKTMLLCGIINELEGAIVAEGHGRNLAYFFCQATDSRINNAIAVLRSLIYLLAHQQPRLNSHIRKYTDNAQSLSDANAWFVLSDILGGMLGDPNLKPTYLVIDALDECMGDLPRLLKFIVRMSSTFRCVKWVVSSRNWPNIEESLEAAEKKIRLSLELNEESISSAVSTYIQHKIDELARLKRYDDRTKNAVQHHLTRNANDTFLWVALVCQELTNVSRLRVLTKLNTFPPGLNSLYQRMIDQVRRSDEPDLCKQVLAVLSITYRPITIQELTVFVDIPEGISDELEFITEIVGFCGSFLTLRETTIYFVHQSAKDFLLREAAHGFFSSGIKDVHHAVFLRSLHVMSGTLRRDIYSLGAPGSSIDDAKLPDPDPLAAARYACIYWVDHLCDWQASDDSKHPDVFQDGSIVDGFLRQHYLHWLEALSLCKSMPQGVLSMANLESILQYRSITSQLPSFVADMRRFVLYWRWVVENYPLQVYASALVFSPARSITRGLFRLEERKWITSGPIVEDNWNACRQTLAGHSDSVTSVAISPDSKWVASGSDDKTIKIWDTATGSCTQTLAGHGYSVTSVAISPDSKWVASGSVDNTIKIWDTATGSYTQTLAGHGHWVTSVAISPDSKWLASGSVDKTIKIWDAATGSCTQTLKGHRDSVQSVASSLNSTLITSGSDNANPPCYGIDLDNRWITRGLENWLWLPPEYLPKCLAVAALTVTIGCSSGRVLIMTFTTDS, encoded by the exons ATGCGCCTCCTGGAACGCAATGATACCGGCGATGTCAGTTTGACGGGTGACATTCCCGACAACCAGGTCCCACCGTATGCGATACTTTCGCACACATGGGGCGACGAAGAGGTCAGCTTTGAGGATGTAACGGACGGTACACGCAAGAACAAAAGAGGCTACTCTAAGATCCAGTTTTGCGGAGACCAAGCCGGGCGTGATGGACTGAAATTCTTCTGGATCGACACATGCTGCATCAATAAATCCGACTGCGATGAGTTTCAGGAGGCTCTCAACTCCATGTTCCGATGGTACCGCAATGCGGCCAAATGCTATGTCTATCTCACAGACGTCTCAACCTACCAACAGGACGCCGACAGCAACCCCGGTTGGGAATTAGCTTTTCGGAAATCCAGATGGTTCACTCGTGGGTGGACCCTCCAAGAGCTTATTGCGCCAAAAGTTATTGAATTCTTCTCCGAAGACTGCAAGCGCCTAGGAGATAAGAATTCTCTCGCACAGCATATTCAGAACACAACTGGCATTCCTCTACGAGCTCTCCAAGCCGACAAATTGTCCGATTTCAGCTTTGACGTACGCATATCGTGGATTAAACACCGCAGCACGACGCGCGAAGAAGACAGGGCTTACTGTCTATTCGGTATCTTTAACGTACAAATGCGGCTTCTATAcggcgaaggagaagaaagagcATTTGAGCGGCTGCGAGAGGAAATTAGTAAGCATAATCGCTATCTGTCTAGTCTGCATTCTACCGACCCGCGCCTTGATAAGAAGCGCATCGAGGAGGCAAAGGGTGGATTGCTTGATGACGCTTACCGCTGGGTTTTCGACACCCCCGACTTCCGCGGTTGGCATGACCAGTCAGAGAGCCGCCTTCTCTGGATTAAAGGAGATCccggcaagggcaagactATGTTGCTCTGCGGCATCATCAACGAGCTGGAGGGTGCCATTGTTGCAGAGGGGCACGGTCGCAACTTGGCCTATTTCTTCTGCCAAGCTACCGACTCGCGCATCAATAACGCCATTGCCGTATTACGCAGCTTGATCTACCTTCTTgcccaccagcagccacGTCTCAACTCCCACATACGCAAATACACGGACAATGCTCAATCACTCTCTGACGCAAATGCGTGGTTCGTCCTCTCGGAtattttgggggggatgcTAGGAGACCCGAACTTGAAGCCAACCTACCTGGTCATCGACGCTCTGGACGAATGCATGGGTGACTTGCCAAGACTTCTTAAATTTATTGTCAGGATGTCATCTACGTTTCGTTGTGTCAAGTGGGTCGTCTCTAGTCGCAACTGGCCGAACATCGAGGAGAGCCTAGAAGCCGCGGAAAAGAAGATAAGGCTCAGTCTTGAGTTGAACGAAGAGTCTATCTCCTCCGCTGTCAGCACATATATTCAGCATAAGATAGATGAACTAGCGCGGCTAAAGAGGTACGACGACAGAACAAAGAACGCTGTTCAACACCACTTAACCCGCAACGCAAACGATACATTCCTCTGGGTGGCTTTGGTCTGTCAAGAACTTACGAATGTTTCACGATTAAGGGTTCTCACCAAGTTAAATACGTTTCCACCTGGTCTTAATTCTCTCTACCAACGAATGATAGATCAGGTTCGCCGCTCGGATGAGCCAGATCTCTGCAAACAAGTTCTAGCGGTCCTCTCCATTACTTACCGGCCTATCACGATACAAGAGCTAACGGTCTTCGTGGATATACCGGAGGGCATTTCCGACGAACTAGAATTCATAACAGAGATAGTAGGATTCTGCGGCTCTTTTTTGACCCTTCGAGAAACCACCATTTATTTCGTCCACCAATCCGCAAAGGATTTCTTGCTGAGAGAAGCAGCTCAtgggtttttttcttcggGGATAAAAGACGTACACCATGCCGTCTTCTTGCGATCGCTACACGTTATGTCCGGAACATTACGACGCGACATCTACAGCCTTGGCGCTCCGGGATCTTCCATCGACGACGCCAAGCTACCCGATCCAGACCCGCTGGCCGCAGCACGCTATGCTTGTATCTACTGGGTTGATCATCTCTGTGACTGGCAGGCGAGCGACGATAGCAAGCACCCAGATGTTTTCCAAGATGGTAGTATCGTCGATGGCTTTCTGAGACAGCATTACCTCCACTGGCTTGAAGCACTCTCACTTTGTAAGAGCATGCCGCAGGGGGTACTTTCAATGGCAAACCTCGAAAGCATTCTTCAG TACAGGTCGATTACGTCTCAATTACCAAGCTTTGTCGCTGACATGCGTCGATTCGTGTTATACTGGAGATGGGTTGTTGAGAATTATCCTCTTCAGGTATACGCTTCAGCACTTGTGTTCAGCCCCGCCCGAAGTATAACAAGAGGCCTATTTAGGCTGGAAGAACGGAAGTGGATTACTTCGGGGCCAATTGTAGAGGATAATTGGAATGCGTGCCGGCAGACGCTCGCGGGGCATAGCGATTCGGTCACGTCGGTAGCGATCTCGCCCGATTCGAAGTGGGTTGCGTCAGGATCAGacgacaagaccatcaagatctgggatacGGCCACGGGATCATGTACGCAGACGCTCGCGGGGCATGGCTATTCAGTCACGTCGGTAGCGATCTCGCCCGATTCGAAGTGGGTTGCGTCAGGATCAGTCGACAataccatcaagatctgggatacGGCCACGGGATCATATACGCAGACGCTCGCGGGGCATGGCCATTGGGTCACGTCGGTAGCGATCTCGCCCGATTCGAAGTGGCTTGCGTCAGGATCAGTCGATaagaccatcaagatctgggatgcggCCACGGGGTCATGTACGCAGACACTCAAAGGGCATCGCGATTCTGTTCAGTCGGTAGCGTCTTCCCTTAACTCGACGCTAATTACATCCGGATCAGATAATGCCAACCCCCCATGCTATGGAATAGACTTAGATAACAGGTGGATTACGAGGGGCTTAGAAAACTGGCTATGGTTGCCTCCGGAATATCTACCAAAATGTTTAGCTGTAGCGGCATTAACGGTTACTATTGGCTGTTCTTCGGGGCGCGTCTTAATTATGACGTTTACGACAGACAGCTAA
- a CDS encoding hypothetical protein (EggNog:ENOG503PDAN; COG:S): MAKPTVDPKDELPNLKTMGYVDAVKGNEIYNFFGNRVIKTTTPSGVALAVKVKPPKGFDRSEADMMQYAATNGILAPNVRGVYDVIAHRLLARVMVSELVPGVSLDQAWHDLTPGEQSSIKEQLRTQLTRMRACKQPFIGRLDRQPAQNLYDSIGTTKLGPFDSEEQFDEWCLARVNGNALTKWKWKRFVEKERRASSGNFVLTHGDLTPRNIMVKDGQITGIIDWERSGFYPEYAEYAFAMKLCHSHEEWWIPVLKELLQPCSKERLEFTGLIEK; encoded by the coding sequence ATGGCCAAGCCAACAGTCGACCCCAAAGATGAGCTGCCCAATCTCAAAACGATGGGCTACGTGGACGCAGTCAAGGGAAACGAAATCTACAACTTTTTCGGCAACCGCGtcatcaaaaccaccaccccatccggTGTAGCTCTAGCCGTTAAAGTCAAGCCTCCAAAGGGATTTGATCGTTCCGAGGCTGACATGATGCAATACGCTGCTACCAATGGTATCCTAGCTCCCAACGTCCGTGGCGTCTACGACGTGATCGCCCACAGACTTCTCGCCCGTGTGATGGTTAGCGAGCTGGTTCCTGGCGTTAGCCTTGATCAGGCCTGGCATGACTTGACTCCCGGCGAACAATCGAGTATCAAAGAGCAACTGCGCACCCAACTTACCCGCATGCGCGCCTGCAAACAACCCTTCATTGGTCGCTTGGATCGGCAACCAGCCCAGAACCTCTACGACTCGATTGGCACCACCAAGCTGGGGCCGTTTGACAGCGAGGAGCAATTCGATGAGTGGTGTCTCGCCCGGGTGAACGGGAATGCACTCACTAAGTGGAAATGGAAGAGATTTGTGGAAAAGGAACGCCGCGCTTCGTCTGGGAATTTTGTTCTGACGCATGGAGATCTGACACCGAGGAATATCATGGTTAAGGATGGCCAAATAACTGGTATTATCGACTGGGAAAGGAGTGGCTTTTATCCAGAGTATGCTGAGTATGCCTTTGCCATGAAGCTTTGTCACTCGCATGAGGAGTGGTGGATCCCGGTCTTGAAGGAGCTGCTCCAGCCGTGCTCGAAGGAGAGGCTTGAGTTTACGGGGTTGATTGAGAAATAA
- a CDS encoding hypothetical protein (EggNog:ENOG503PYJC): MSRRSSSSSTHSQAQAPRPSTSSGRPASSHGTASRGSSVAPSSSSRPPSRDSAARPPSRDSNASRPPSRDSNGARPPSRDSAPRAPSRPGSRGNSSVELDMRVRRQLHRVGWGSNTTGHQGLFLPDEDGSPQGRLYHISILPGGSSGTKAKTNYAVNEEIYVLTNTRARSAFPINGAIVNNQQVRRATEEVFNRSGDYHQLFNNCQHFCLESIIYMNQLWPEDVTAEAISHIRDDRPTPLTRMTTAMGRHRAAPPPAPAPGPSRRDSGRSNSRFSIN; this comes from the coding sequence ATGTCTCGTCGctcttccagctcttccACCCACTCTCAGGCTCAGGCACCCCGTCCCTCTACCAGCTCCGGCCGGCCGGCTTCCAGTCACGGTACCGCCAGCCGTGGCTCTTCTGTGGCCCCTTCTAGCAGTTCCCGTCCTCCCTCAAGAGACTCTGCTGCTCGCCCTCCCTCCAGAGACTCCAATGCCTCTCGCCCTCCCTCCAGAGACTCTAACGGGGCCCGTCCTCCTTCTAGAGACTCCGCACCCCGTGCGCCGTCAAGGCCTGGTTCACGTGGAAACTCTTCCGTTGAGCTTGACATGAGAGTTCGGCGTCAGCTACACCGCGTCGGGTGGGGAAGCAACACTACTGGGCACCAGGGGCTCTTCCTTCCCGATGAGGACGGGAGCCCGCAGGGCAGGCTGTACCACATCAGCATCCTGCCTGGTGGATCCAGCGGAACCAAGGCCAAAACAAACTACGCAGTCAACGAGGAAATCTACGTGTTGACAAACACCAGGGCCAGGTCTGCATTCCCGATCAATGGCGCCATCGTCAACAACCAGCAGGTCAGGCGCGCCACAGAAGAGGTTTTCAACCGCAGCGGCGATTACCATCAGCTCTTCAATAACTGCCAGCATTTCTGCTTGGAGAGCATCATTTATATGAATCAGCTGTGGCCCGAGGATGTCACCGCTGAAGCCATCAGTCATATTCGCGATGATCGCCCGACGCCTCTGACTAGGATGACGACCGCCATGGGGCGGCACAGGGCTGCGCCTCcgccggctccggctccCGGCCCGAGCCGACGGGATAGCGGCCGCTCAAACAGTCGCTTTTCCATCAACTGA